From the genome of Streptomyces sp. NBC_00659, one region includes:
- a CDS encoding acetyl-CoA C-acetyltransferase, with protein sequence MSTEAYVYDAIRTPRGRGKQNGSLHGTKPIDLVVGLIHEVQRRFPGLDPAAIDDIVLGVVGPVGDQGSDIARISAIAAGLPDTVAGVQENRFCASGLEAVNLAAMKIRSGWEDLVLAGGVESMSRVPMASDGGAWFADPMTNLATNFVPQGIGADLIATIEGFSRRDVDEYAALSQERAAAAVKDGRFERSVVPVKDRGGLTVLDHDEFLRPGTTADSLAKLKPSFADIGELGGFDAVALQKYHWVEKIDHVHHAGNSSGIVDGASLVAIGSKEVGERYGLTPRARIVSAAVSGSEPTIMLTGPAPAARKALAKAGLTIDDIDLVEINEAFAAVVLRFVKDMGLSLDKVNVNGGAIALGHPLGATGAMILGTLVDELERQDKRYGLATLCVGGGMGIATIVERV encoded by the coding sequence GTGAGCACCGAAGCGTACGTGTACGACGCGATCCGCACCCCGCGCGGACGCGGCAAGCAGAACGGCTCCCTGCACGGAACCAAGCCCATCGACCTCGTCGTCGGGCTCATCCACGAGGTGCAGCGACGGTTCCCGGGCCTCGACCCGGCCGCCATCGACGACATCGTCCTCGGCGTCGTGGGCCCGGTCGGCGACCAGGGCTCCGACATCGCCCGTATCTCCGCGATCGCCGCCGGCCTGCCCGACACGGTGGCCGGCGTCCAGGAGAACCGCTTCTGCGCATCGGGCCTCGAAGCCGTCAACCTGGCCGCGATGAAGATCCGTTCGGGCTGGGAGGACCTGGTCCTCGCGGGCGGCGTCGAGTCGATGTCGCGCGTGCCGATGGCCTCGGACGGCGGCGCGTGGTTCGCCGACCCGATGACCAACCTGGCCACCAACTTCGTGCCGCAGGGCATCGGCGCCGACCTCATCGCCACCATCGAGGGCTTCTCCCGCCGTGACGTCGACGAGTACGCGGCCCTCTCCCAGGAGCGCGCGGCCGCGGCCGTGAAGGACGGCCGCTTCGAGAGGTCCGTCGTCCCGGTCAAGGACCGCGGCGGTCTCACCGTCCTCGACCACGACGAGTTCCTGCGCCCCGGCACCACCGCCGACTCGCTGGCGAAGCTGAAACCGTCGTTCGCGGACATCGGTGAGCTGGGCGGCTTCGACGCGGTGGCGCTGCAGAAGTACCACTGGGTCGAGAAGATCGACCACGTCCACCACGCGGGCAACTCCTCCGGCATCGTGGACGGCGCCTCACTGGTCGCCATCGGCTCCAAGGAGGTCGGCGAGCGCTACGGCCTGACCCCGCGCGCGCGGATCGTCTCCGCCGCCGTGTCCGGCTCCGAGCCGACCATCATGCTCACCGGCCCCGCTCCCGCCGCCCGCAAGGCGCTCGCCAAGGCCGGCCTGACCATCGACGACATCGACCTCGTCGAGATCAACGAGGCCTTCGCGGCCGTCGTCCTGCGCTTCGTGAAGGACATGGGCCTGTCGCTGGACAAGGTCAACGTCAACGGCGGCGCCATCGCGCTGGGCCACCCCCTCGGCGCCACCGGCGCGATGATCCTCGGCACCCTCGTCGACGAACTGGAGCGCCAGGACAAGCGGTACGGCCTCGCCACCCTGTGCGTGGGCGGCGGCATGGGCATCGCCACGATCGTCGAGCGCGTCTGA
- a CDS encoding 3-hydroxyacyl-CoA dehydrogenase NAD-binding domain-containing protein: MSTEPTTIRWEQDETGVVTLVLDDPNQSANTMNAAFRASLAAITDRLEAEKDSIRGVIFTSAKKTFFAGGDLRDLIRVTPETAQDLFDGGLAIKRNLRRIETLGKPVVAAINGAALGGGFELALACHHRVALDTSGTKIGCPEVTLGLLPGGGGIVRTVRLLGIADALLKVLLQGTQYNATRARDNGLVHEVAATPEELLVKARAFIDANPESQQPWDVPGYRIPGGTPANPKFAANLPAFPASLRKQTNGAPYPAPRNILAAAVEGSQVDFETAQVIEARYFVELAAGQTSKNMIQAFFFDLQAVNSGANRPKGIEPRPVRRVAVLGAGMMGAGIAYSCALAGMDVVLKDVSADAAAKGKAYSEKLCAKAVSRGRTTQEKADALLARITPTADPNDLAGCDAVIEAVFEDTSLKHKVFQEIQHIVEPDALLCSNTSTLPITALAEGVERQEDFIGLHFFSPVDKMPLVEIIKGERTGDEALARAFDLVRQIKKTPIVVNDSRGFFTSRVIGHFINEGVAMVGEGVEPASVEQAAAQAGYPAKVLSLMDELTLTLPRKIRKESKQAVEEAGGTWETHPAEAVIDRMVDEFERPGRSGGAGFYEYGEDGRRGLLWPGLREHFTKAGYEIPFEDMKERMLFSEALDTVRLLEEGVLTSVADANIGSILGIGFPGWTGGVLQYINGYEGGTGTGPAAFVARARELAERYGDRFLPPALLVEKAEKGERFTDAA; this comes from the coding sequence ATGAGCACTGAGCCCACCACCATCCGCTGGGAACAGGACGAGACCGGCGTCGTCACCCTCGTCCTCGACGACCCCAACCAGTCCGCCAACACCATGAACGCGGCGTTCCGCGCCTCCCTCGCCGCGATCACCGACCGCCTGGAGGCCGAGAAGGACTCGATCCGGGGCGTCATCTTCACCTCCGCCAAGAAGACCTTCTTCGCGGGCGGCGACCTGCGCGACCTCATCCGGGTCACCCCCGAGACCGCCCAGGACCTCTTCGACGGCGGCCTCGCCATCAAGCGGAACCTGCGCCGCATCGAGACCCTGGGCAAGCCGGTCGTCGCCGCCATCAACGGCGCGGCCCTGGGCGGCGGCTTCGAGCTCGCCCTCGCCTGCCACCACCGCGTCGCCCTCGACACCTCCGGCACCAAGATCGGCTGCCCCGAGGTCACTCTCGGCCTGCTCCCCGGAGGCGGCGGAATCGTCCGCACCGTGCGCCTGCTGGGCATCGCCGACGCCCTGCTGAAGGTCCTCCTCCAGGGCACGCAGTACAACGCGACGCGCGCCCGGGACAACGGCCTCGTCCACGAGGTGGCCGCCACCCCCGAGGAACTCCTCGTCAAGGCCCGCGCCTTCATCGACGCCAACCCCGAGTCGCAGCAGCCCTGGGACGTCCCCGGCTACCGCATCCCCGGCGGCACCCCGGCGAACCCCAAGTTCGCGGCCAACCTGCCCGCCTTCCCCGCCAGCCTGCGCAAGCAGACCAACGGCGCCCCCTACCCGGCCCCGCGCAACATCCTCGCGGCCGCCGTCGAGGGTTCCCAGGTCGACTTCGAGACGGCCCAGGTCATCGAGGCCCGCTACTTCGTCGAGCTGGCCGCGGGCCAGACCTCGAAGAACATGATCCAGGCGTTCTTCTTCGACCTCCAGGCCGTCAACTCCGGCGCCAACCGCCCCAAGGGCATCGAGCCGCGCCCGGTCCGCAGGGTCGCCGTCCTCGGCGCCGGGATGATGGGCGCGGGCATCGCCTACTCGTGCGCGCTCGCCGGCATGGACGTCGTCCTCAAGGACGTCTCGGCCGACGCGGCGGCCAAGGGCAAGGCGTACTCCGAGAAGCTCTGCGCCAAGGCGGTCTCCCGGGGCCGTACGACCCAGGAGAAGGCCGACGCGCTGCTCGCCCGGATCACGCCCACCGCCGACCCGAACGACCTCGCGGGCTGCGACGCGGTCATCGAGGCGGTCTTCGAGGACACCTCGCTCAAGCACAAGGTGTTCCAGGAGATCCAGCACATCGTCGAGCCCGACGCCCTGCTCTGCTCCAACACCTCCACCCTGCCGATCACCGCCCTCGCCGAAGGCGTCGAGCGGCAGGAGGACTTCATCGGGCTGCACTTCTTCTCGCCCGTCGACAAGATGCCGCTGGTGGAGATCATCAAGGGCGAGCGCACCGGCGACGAGGCACTGGCCCGCGCCTTCGACCTGGTCCGCCAGATCAAGAAGACCCCGATCGTCGTCAACGACTCGCGGGGCTTCTTCACCTCCCGGGTCATCGGCCACTTCATCAACGAGGGCGTGGCGATGGTCGGCGAGGGCGTCGAGCCCGCCTCCGTAGAGCAGGCCGCCGCCCAGGCCGGCTACCCGGCCAAGGTCCTCTCCCTCATGGACGAGCTCACCCTCACCCTGCCGCGCAAGATCCGCAAGGAGTCGAAGCAGGCCGTCGAGGAGGCGGGCGGCACCTGGGAGACCCACCCAGCCGAGGCCGTCATCGACCGCATGGTGGACGAGTTCGAGCGCCCCGGACGCAGCGGGGGAGCGGGCTTCTACGAGTACGGCGAGGACGGCAGGCGCGGTCTTCTCTGGCCCGGTCTGCGCGAGCACTTCACCAAGGCGGGGTACGAGATCCCGTTCGAGGACATGAAGGAGCGCATGCTCTTCTCCGAGGCGCTGGACACCGTCCGGCTCCTCGAGGAGGGCGTCCTGACGTCCGTCGCCGACGCCAACATCGGGTCCATCCTCGGCATCGGCTTCCCCGGCTGGACCGGCGGCGTCCTGCAGTACATCAACGGCTACGAGGGCGGGACCGGTACCGGACCGGCCGCGTTCGTGGCCCGCGCGCGGGAACTCGCCGAGCGCTACGGCGACCGTTTCCTCCCGCCGGCGCTGCTCGTCGAGAAGGCGGAGAAGGGCGAGCGTTTCACCGACGCGGCCTGA
- a CDS encoding thiamine pyrophosphate-binding protein: MGRRPALALLDILRGEGVDRVFGNPGTTELPFLAALAEAEDAPEYVLGVHEGAVVSMADGYARATRRPAFVSLHIAAGLANGLIGLLNARRSRTPLVVMAGQQDRRHLQQDPMLSGDLVGLARPAVKAAIDVQHARDLPLAVRRAFALAVRPPAGPVFLSVPMDLLAEDTEVEIPRRTPVPRAGPAVGLDRAAVLLARAARPVVVAGDGVGRDDALAALVRVAETCGAPVYHQPMADCLDFPTTHPLYAGMLPPRHEAIREALASYDTVLIAGAHAFTPHHYTVGPPLPPGLTVVQLDTDPDEIGRNFAADLGLVGALAPSLDRLADRLRDQVPAHTAKARVLRAGERHAAERSRTEAAARAAYSRAPLAPWAAAHAVAYGLPPGAVVVEEAITVGLLLRRLIRLDRPGSYTHTVGGGLGWGTGAAVGRALAEPGRPVVAVVGDGCALFGLQALWSAERSAVPVLFVVMSNGAYRTLQDTYEAMGGRGPCPGTDLGALDFTRAAGFFGIDAVRADSADHLRDLVAGAGDLARPMLVDVPLR, translated from the coding sequence ATGGGCCGCCGCCCCGCCCTCGCCCTGCTGGACATCCTGCGCGGCGAGGGCGTGGACCGTGTCTTCGGCAACCCCGGCACCACCGAACTGCCCTTCCTGGCCGCCCTCGCGGAGGCCGAGGACGCACCGGAGTACGTCCTCGGCGTCCACGAGGGCGCCGTCGTCTCCATGGCCGACGGCTACGCCCGCGCGACCCGGCGGCCCGCCTTCGTCAGCCTGCACATCGCCGCGGGACTCGCCAACGGGCTCATCGGCCTGCTCAACGCCCGCCGCTCCCGCACCCCGCTGGTGGTGATGGCGGGCCAGCAGGACCGCCGCCACCTCCAGCAGGACCCGATGCTGTCGGGCGACCTCGTCGGGCTGGCCCGCCCCGCCGTCAAGGCGGCCATCGACGTCCAGCACGCCCGCGATCTGCCGCTCGCGGTGCGCCGGGCTTTCGCTCTCGCGGTTCGGCCGCCCGCCGGACCGGTGTTCCTGTCCGTGCCGATGGACCTGCTCGCGGAGGACACCGAGGTCGAGATCCCGCGGCGCACACCCGTGCCCCGCGCCGGTCCGGCCGTCGGTCTGGACCGTGCCGCCGTTCTGCTCGCCCGAGCGGCCCGCCCCGTCGTCGTGGCCGGTGACGGCGTGGGCCGCGACGACGCCCTCGCGGCGCTCGTGCGCGTCGCCGAGACCTGCGGCGCGCCCGTTTACCACCAGCCGATGGCCGACTGCCTCGACTTCCCGACGACCCACCCGCTGTACGCGGGCATGCTGCCCCCGCGTCACGAGGCCATCAGGGAGGCGCTCGCGTCGTACGACACCGTTCTGATCGCCGGCGCGCACGCGTTCACCCCGCACCACTACACCGTGGGACCCCCGCTGCCCCCGGGCCTCACCGTCGTCCAGCTCGACACCGATCCGGACGAGATCGGCCGCAACTTCGCCGCCGACCTCGGCCTGGTCGGCGCCCTCGCCCCCTCTCTCGACCGGCTGGCCGACCGGCTGCGCGACCAGGTGCCCGCCCACACGGCCAAGGCCCGGGTGCTGCGCGCCGGCGAGCGGCACGCGGCCGAACGAAGCCGTACAGAGGCCGCCGCCCGCGCCGCGTACTCAAGGGCGCCGCTCGCACCCTGGGCCGCCGCCCACGCCGTGGCGTACGGACTGCCGCCCGGCGCCGTGGTGGTCGAAGAGGCCATCACCGTCGGCCTGTTGCTGCGCCGGCTGATCCGCCTGGACCGTCCCGGAAGCTACACCCACACCGTCGGTGGCGGACTCGGCTGGGGGACCGGGGCCGCCGTCGGCCGGGCCCTGGCCGAGCCGGGGCGGCCCGTGGTCGCCGTAGTCGGGGACGGCTGCGCCCTGTTCGGCCTGCAAGCCCTGTGGAGCGCGGAACGCTCCGCGGTACCCGTGCTGTTCGTCGTGATGAGCAACGGCGCCTACCGCACCCTTCAGGACACCTACGAGGCCATGGGCGGCCGGGGTCCCTGTCCCGGGACGGACCTCGGCGCGCTCGACTTCACCCGGGCGGCCGGGTTCTTCGGGATCGACGCCGTCCGGGCCGACAGCGCCGACCATCTGCGCGACCTCGTCGCGGGGGCGGGCGATCTGGCCCGCCCGATGCTCGTCGACGTACCGCTGAGATGA
- a CDS encoding IclR family transcriptional regulator translates to MTKAAVPKSVLARGAALLRACGESAEALSLAELAQRTGLPKPSAHRLSGELVRLGLLERTGEGRYRIGLALFVLGQSAPSARELRDVALPYLGDLHEETRENVHLAVPDGSDTLFLEKITGRRATSIVSRTGGRLPAHCTATGKIFLAHDPRPTHRTLPRLTPRTLVLPGQLARDLAATRARGYGVNLEEAEIGVSAVAAPVYEQGPGGPRPIAALSVTGGTRRLDMDRVGARVCAAARALTRALSA, encoded by the coding sequence ATGACCAAGGCCGCGGTCCCGAAGTCGGTGCTCGCGCGCGGTGCGGCGTTGCTACGCGCCTGCGGGGAGTCCGCGGAGGCGCTGAGCCTCGCCGAACTGGCGCAGCGCACCGGGCTGCCCAAGCCGAGCGCGCACCGGCTGAGCGGCGAACTGGTCAGACTGGGACTCCTGGAACGCACCGGCGAGGGCCGCTACCGCATCGGACTCGCCCTCTTCGTCCTCGGTCAGTCGGCGCCCTCCGCACGGGAGTTGCGCGATGTGGCCCTGCCCTACCTCGGCGATCTGCACGAGGAGACCCGCGAGAACGTGCACCTCGCCGTGCCGGACGGGTCCGACACCCTCTTCCTGGAGAAGATCACCGGCCGACGGGCCACCTCGATCGTCTCGCGCACCGGTGGCCGACTGCCCGCACACTGCACGGCGACCGGCAAGATCTTCCTCGCGCACGACCCCCGGCCGACGCACCGGACGCTGCCCCGCCTGACCCCGCGCACCCTCGTCCTGCCGGGCCAGCTCGCCCGCGACCTCGCCGCGACACGGGCCCGCGGCTACGGCGTCAACCTGGAGGAGGCCGAGATCGGTGTCTCCGCCGTCGCGGCCCCCGTCTACGAACAGGGCCCCGGGGGACCGCGTCCGATCGCCGCGCTCTCGGTCACCGGCGGCACCCGCCGCCTGGACATGGACCGGGTCGGCGCACGGGTCTGCGCCGCGGCCCGCGCCCTGACACGTGCCCTGTCCGCGTGA
- a CDS encoding sugar ABC transporter ATP-binding protein, with product MGDGELLTACGLVKSYGGVRALDGVGISLRGGEVHALVGENGAGKSTLVGILSGTSTPDEGTVRAARETRSGGIAVVSQELSLFPDLTVRENLYPHLPPRRFGLLDRRAMDRAARPVLAELGLDIDPGTPLAELTLADRQLTEIARALLRRPQVLVLDEPTSALPAAAVDRLEHVLRALTARGIAVLYVTHFLEEVMRFAQRVTVLRDGRVALAGVHRADVDVPELVTAMLGGAPPGPVRRSRVAGDGPPSVVLSGVSVPGRLTDVTFTVRDGEVVGVAGLQGAGHLTALEVVCGRTGISAGRVDVGGRGLPRSLRAAVRAGVAFVPSDRKRYGLMTGRTVWENVTAVSRLSLGRGGMLPSRARLIRSTSALTDRLRLRGAPDDIVARLSGGNQQKVVFAKWLAIEPRIVVLDDPTRGVDIGVRAEMHRIIGELAASGAAVLTASTDPAELAELCDRVLVFVRGRLVGEVHGGQLTEHALAVAMQSGVTRTARH from the coding sequence ATGGGGGACGGCGAACTGCTGACGGCGTGCGGCCTGGTCAAGTCCTACGGCGGGGTCAGAGCCCTGGACGGCGTGGGCATCAGCCTGCGCGGCGGCGAGGTGCACGCACTGGTCGGCGAGAACGGCGCCGGCAAGTCGACGCTGGTTGGCATCCTGTCCGGCACGTCGACACCGGACGAGGGCACGGTACGCGCGGCGCGCGAGACACGCTCGGGCGGAATCGCCGTCGTGTCCCAGGAGTTGAGCCTCTTCCCCGACCTCACCGTCCGCGAGAACCTCTACCCCCACCTTCCCCCGCGCCGGTTCGGCCTGCTCGACCGGCGCGCGATGGACCGCGCGGCCCGGCCGGTGCTCGCCGAACTCGGCCTCGACATCGACCCCGGCACACCGCTCGCCGAACTCACGCTGGCCGACCGGCAGTTGACCGAGATCGCCCGAGCACTGCTGCGGCGCCCCCAGGTGCTGGTGCTCGACGAACCGACCTCGGCGCTGCCCGCCGCCGCGGTGGACCGCCTGGAACACGTCCTGCGTGCGCTGACGGCACGGGGCATCGCCGTCCTGTACGTCACCCACTTCCTGGAGGAGGTCATGCGCTTCGCGCAGCGCGTCACGGTGCTGCGGGACGGGCGGGTCGCGCTGGCCGGGGTCCACCGGGCCGACGTCGACGTGCCGGAACTGGTGACGGCCATGCTCGGTGGCGCCCCGCCGGGGCCCGTACGGCGTTCACGCGTGGCCGGGGACGGGCCCCCGTCGGTGGTGCTGTCCGGGGTGAGCGTGCCGGGGCGGCTCACCGACGTCACGTTCACCGTCCGGGACGGCGAGGTGGTGGGGGTGGCCGGGCTCCAGGGAGCGGGCCATCTGACCGCGCTGGAGGTGGTGTGCGGCCGTACGGGGATCTCCGCCGGGCGCGTCGATGTGGGCGGGCGGGGGCTGCCGCGGTCCCTGCGGGCGGCGGTGCGCGCGGGCGTGGCCTTCGTGCCCAGCGACCGTAAGCGCTACGGGCTGATGACCGGGCGTACGGTCTGGGAGAACGTCACCGCGGTGAGCCGGCTGAGCCTGGGGCGCGGTGGAATGCTGCCCTCGCGCGCCCGGCTGATCCGGAGCACGTCGGCTCTGACCGACCGGTTGCGGCTGCGGGGCGCCCCGGACGACATCGTGGCCCGGCTGTCCGGCGGCAACCAGCAGAAGGTCGTCTTCGCCAAGTGGCTCGCCATCGAGCCGCGGATCGTCGTCCTCGACGATCCGACCCGGGGTGTGGACATCGGCGTACGCGCCGAGATGCACCGGATCATCGGCGAGTTGGCGGCGTCGGGGGCGGCCGTGCTGACGGCCTCCACCGACCCGGCGGAACTGGCCGAGCTGTGCGACCGGGTGCTGGTGTTCGTCCGGGGGCGGCTCGTGGGCGAGGTCCACGGCGGACAGCTCACGGAACACGCGCTGGCGGTGGCGATGCAGTCGGGGGTGACGCGGACCGCGCGGCATTGA
- a CDS encoding sugar ABC transporter substrate-binding protein, which produces MHPRSRTLLAVPAALALLAAAGCGAGSGSDGSGGRLDMGIAVANISLNFAHEMVLGAQSAASHQGGVNFKAVGPPNTDGPAEVQLFQNLTARAKDGIVLENLDPPIFTRPAARAVDQGIPIVALDTSPTDGSKIGFYVGNDNYALGELMATEALKRLGKDPTGQIVIGVPNPGTPVLDNRAKGIADTFRKRAPGVEILGPFQTYSDPGQNYSAWSAQVNAHPKALAFLGVGDADSYNLAKIKKAGHGGWLTAGFDVDPKTLEAVKDGSNFVTIDPQHFLKGYLSTSMLIEAVRDHDGDLPEGWFLSPGGVVDRSDVDEIIARQKSAKAAYDWYKPTIDKLLDDQKAQLKPLKDAR; this is translated from the coding sequence ATGCACCCCCGATCGCGTACGTTGCTCGCCGTGCCCGCCGCGCTGGCCCTGCTCGCCGCCGCGGGATGCGGCGCCGGCAGCGGCTCCGACGGCAGCGGCGGCCGCCTCGACATGGGCATCGCCGTGGCCAACATCAGCCTGAACTTCGCCCACGAGATGGTCCTCGGCGCCCAGAGCGCCGCGAGCCACCAAGGCGGCGTGAACTTCAAGGCTGTCGGGCCGCCCAACACGGACGGACCCGCCGAGGTGCAGCTCTTCCAGAACCTGACCGCGCGGGCCAAGGACGGCATCGTCCTGGAGAACCTGGACCCGCCGATCTTCACCCGCCCCGCCGCGCGGGCCGTCGACCAGGGCATCCCGATCGTCGCTCTGGACACCTCGCCGACCGATGGCAGCAAGATCGGCTTCTACGTGGGCAACGACAACTACGCGCTGGGCGAGTTGATGGCGACGGAGGCTCTGAAACGGCTGGGCAAGGATCCCACGGGCCAGATCGTGATCGGCGTGCCCAACCCCGGCACGCCGGTGCTGGACAACCGGGCGAAGGGCATCGCGGACACCTTCAGGAAGCGGGCCCCCGGCGTCGAGATCCTCGGCCCGTTCCAGACGTACAGCGATCCGGGGCAGAACTACAGCGCCTGGTCGGCGCAGGTCAACGCGCACCCGAAGGCGCTCGCCTTCCTCGGTGTCGGCGACGCCGACAGCTACAACCTCGCGAAGATCAAGAAGGCCGGGCACGGCGGCTGGCTCACCGCGGGCTTCGACGTCGACCCGAAGACCCTCGAAGCGGTCAAGGACGGCTCGAACTTCGTCACCATCGACCCCCAGCACTTCCTCAAGGGCTATCTGTCCACGTCGATGCTGATCGAAGCGGTACGCGACCACGACGGCGACCTCCCCGAGGGCTGGTTCCTGTCCCCCGGCGGAGTGGTCGACCGGTCCGACGTGGACGAGATCATCGCGCGCCAGAAGTCCGCGAAGGCCGCCTACGACTGGTACAAGCCGACCATCGACAAACTGCTGGACGATCAGAAGGCCCAGCTGAAACCGCTGAAGGACGCGCGCTGA
- a CDS encoding ABC transporter permease: MAKTEHAVDDAEHAREQDGGRRWSAGLSRRLVRDELGVLVVLALLVAAIGIPYPDFLAADNLLTTAHNCVYISLMACGMVFALAMREVDLSVGGTYALCLVVGALLVRDGTPPWLAVPVMLAAGVALGVFNALVTTLLALPSFIVTLGTLMLYRGVGLALADGKQITDLPLGDSFFTLAGGDAAGVPFALWVLLGVVVVLTVVLTRTRYGARVRAIGSNPEAAEFSGIPVVRTRVQALALSGLTTACAAALALAFYGAGDPTLGQGYELQAIAACIIGGTPLAGGRGSVVGAVAGAMILAVVASGLVFFEVPINWTSFATGGVILVAVAADSTLRRTGRRRR; the protein is encoded by the coding sequence ATGGCCAAGACCGAGCATGCCGTGGACGACGCCGAGCACGCCCGCGAACAGGACGGCGGGCGAAGGTGGTCGGCCGGGCTGTCGCGTCGGCTGGTGCGCGACGAGCTGGGGGTGCTCGTCGTGCTCGCGCTGCTGGTCGCGGCGATCGGCATCCCCTACCCGGACTTCCTCGCCGCCGACAACCTGCTCACCACCGCGCACAACTGCGTCTACATCTCGCTGATGGCCTGCGGGATGGTCTTCGCGCTGGCCATGCGGGAGGTCGATCTGTCGGTGGGCGGCACCTACGCGTTGTGCCTGGTCGTCGGAGCGCTGCTGGTGCGCGACGGTACGCCGCCCTGGCTGGCGGTCCCCGTGATGCTGGCCGCAGGCGTCGCCCTCGGCGTCTTCAACGCGCTGGTCACCACGCTGCTCGCGCTGCCCTCGTTCATCGTGACGCTCGGCACGCTGATGCTCTACCGCGGTGTCGGACTCGCGCTCGCCGACGGGAAGCAGATCACCGATCTGCCGCTCGGCGACTCCTTCTTCACCCTGGCGGGCGGTGACGCGGCGGGGGTGCCGTTCGCACTGTGGGTCCTGCTCGGCGTGGTCGTCGTCCTGACGGTCGTGCTGACCCGGACGCGTTACGGGGCCCGGGTGCGGGCGATCGGATCCAACCCCGAGGCAGCCGAGTTCAGCGGGATCCCGGTGGTCCGCACCCGGGTGCAGGCGCTCGCCCTGTCAGGACTGACCACGGCCTGCGCGGCGGCACTCGCGCTCGCGTTCTACGGGGCCGGCGACCCGACACTCGGCCAGGGCTACGAACTGCAGGCCATCGCCGCCTGCATCATCGGCGGCACTCCGCTGGCCGGCGGGCGCGGTTCGGTGGTCGGCGCGGTCGCCGGGGCGATGATCCTGGCCGTGGTGGCCTCCGGACTCGTCTTCTTCGAAGTACCCATCAACTGGACGTCGTTCGCGACCGGCGGCGTGATTCTCGTCGCGGTCGCGGCGGACAGCACGCTGCGCAGAACCGGCCGCCGCCGACGCTGA
- a CDS encoding SDR family NAD(P)-dependent oxidoreductase: METRTALVTGAAQGLGQEFAVALAGRGYRVAGLDLIPQPETAKRVLDYVELIADVTDEAQIASALERVIDRFGTLHVLVNNAGVYPESAFEDTTPEEWRRVMRVNLEAPFLMARAVLPHLKAAGWGRIVNITSAAVLTAPPTMVAYVSSKAGLIGLTRTLASALGPYDITVNAIAPSMVRTATAERTVGADGGFERVLVQQAVPRTQQPCDLVSTLLYVVDEGSGFLTGQTLNVAGGSAYL, from the coding sequence ATGGAGACACGTACCGCCCTGGTGACCGGAGCGGCGCAGGGCCTCGGACAGGAGTTCGCCGTCGCGCTCGCCGGGCGCGGCTACCGGGTCGCGGGCCTCGACCTGATCCCGCAGCCCGAGACGGCGAAACGCGTACTGGACTATGTGGAGTTGATCGCCGACGTCACCGACGAGGCGCAGATCGCGTCGGCGCTGGAGCGCGTCATCGACCGGTTCGGCACCCTGCACGTGCTGGTCAACAACGCCGGTGTGTACCCGGAGTCGGCCTTCGAGGACACCACCCCCGAGGAGTGGCGGCGGGTCATGCGCGTCAACCTGGAGGCGCCGTTCCTGATGGCCCGTGCCGTACTGCCGCATCTGAAGGCGGCAGGCTGGGGCCGGATCGTGAACATCACGTCCGCGGCCGTGCTCACGGCACCGCCCACGATGGTCGCGTACGTCTCCTCGAAGGCCGGACTGATCGGCCTCACCCGGACGTTGGCGTCCGCGCTCGGACCGTACGACATCACCGTCAACGCGATAGCGCCGAGCATGGTGCGGACCGCCACCGCCGAACGGACCGTGGGCGCGGACGGCGGCTTCGAGCGTGTCCTCGTCCAGCAGGCCGTCCCGCGCACCCAGCAGCCGTGCGACCTCGTCTCGACCCTCCTGTACGTGGTCGACGAGGGCAGCGGCTTCCTCACCGGCCAGACCCTCAACGTGGCAGGCGGATCGGCCTACTTGTGA
- a CDS encoding MerR family transcriptional regulator, which yields MTTDTEEPALTVDELAARAGVTVRTVRFYSARGLLPPPVIGPRRVGHYSREHLARLALIEELQHQGMTLAAIERHLTQLPPGLSAHDLAIHRAVVASWAPDAMEDVTREELDRRAGRPLRDADLERLAAMGVVEGTGDPVRLDPGLLKLGLELLDVPIADETILAARTVLLEHSRAAAHALSGLLRNAVGEQESVAAVKSLSAHMQPLVVQALLTAFQRSLKDELREWLKES from the coding sequence ATGACGACGGACACCGAGGAGCCGGCGCTCACGGTCGACGAACTGGCCGCGCGGGCGGGCGTGACGGTCCGCACGGTCCGCTTCTACAGCGCCAGGGGCCTGCTGCCGCCGCCCGTGATCGGCCCCCGCCGGGTGGGCCACTACAGCCGGGAGCATCTGGCCCGGCTCGCGCTCATCGAGGAGTTGCAGCACCAGGGCATGACACTGGCCGCGATCGAACGGCATCTGACGCAGTTGCCGCCCGGTCTGAGCGCGCACGACCTCGCCATCCACCGTGCCGTGGTGGCCTCCTGGGCGCCCGACGCGATGGAGGACGTCACCCGGGAGGAACTGGACCGGCGGGCCGGGCGGCCGCTTCGTGACGCGGACCTGGAGCGGCTCGCCGCGATGGGCGTCGTCGAGGGGACGGGGGATCCGGTCCGGCTGGACCCCGGGCTGCTGAAGCTCGGCCTGGAGCTCCTGGACGTACCGATCGCGGACGAGACGATCCTCGCCGCGCGGACCGTCCTGCTGGAGCACTCGCGCGCGGCGGCCCACGCGCTGTCCGGCCTGCTGCGCAACGCCGTGGGCGAACAGGAGTCCGTGGCGGCCGTGAAGTCGCTGTCGGCGCACATGCAGCCGCTGGTGGTGCAGGCACTGCTGACCGCGTTCCAGCGTTCCCTGAAGGACGAGTTGCGGGAATGGCTCAAGGAATCCTGA